In Tenrec ecaudatus isolate mTenEca1 chromosome 5, mTenEca1.hap1, whole genome shotgun sequence, the following are encoded in one genomic region:
- the LOC142448938 gene encoding thyroid transcription factor 1-associated protein 26-like, with amino-acid sequence MAPVKLRAESRGLRGEALSPVEVTKRDLKQRRWRSNHPKAFSGSVREGQGFALRRKLKIQQSYKKLLWKERKFQTSRESQFTDQYPDHLKHLYLAEEERLKKQIRKVRQPLPEGQVAPPLPEEHASLDQAVSEEQCSLDHPLPEEHCSTAVNSFATLKTKRKKTSNQKAQEEYSQIQAKRAAKKQEFERRKQEREEAQRLYKKKKMEVFKILSKKTKRGQPNLNLQMEYLLQKIQAGN; translated from the coding sequence ATGGCACCGGTGAAGCTGCGCGCCGAGAGTCGGGGTTTGCGTGGCGAAGCGCTTTCTCCAGTGGAAGTCACGAAGAGGGACTTGAAACAGAGAAGGTGGCGATCGAATCATCCGAAGGCTTTTTCGGGGAGCGTCCGCGAGGGGCAAGGCTTTGCACTTCGAAGAAAGCTAAAGATTCAGCAAAGTTACAAGAAATTGCTTTGGAAGGAAAGAAAGTTTCAAACCTCACGGGAATCCCAGTTCACAGATCAATACCCAGACCACCTGAAACATCTCTATTTAGCTGAAGAAGAAAGGCTCAAGAAACAAATCAGAAAAGTTCGCCAGCCTTTGCCAGAAGGACAAGTTGCACCACCTTTGCCAGAAGAGCACGCCAGCCTTGACCAGGCTGTGTCTGAGGAACAGTGCAGTCTGGACCATCCTCTGCCAGAAGAACATTGTAGCACCGCAGTAAACTCCTTTGCTACCCTaaagacaaagagaaagaaaacatccaATCAGAAAGCACAGGAAGAATATTCACAGATCCAAGCCAAACGTGCTGCTAAGAAACAGGAATTTGAGCGGAGGAAACAGGAGCGAGAAGAAGCTCAAAGActctacaaaaagaagaaaatggaagtgTTCAAAATATTAAGCAAAAAGACTAAAAGGGGCCAACCAAATTTGAATTTACAAATGGAATATCTTCTTCAAAAAATACAAGCAGGAAATTAA